In Callospermophilus lateralis isolate mCalLat2 chromosome 4, mCalLat2.hap1, whole genome shotgun sequence, one genomic interval encodes:
- the Xpot gene encoding exportin-T isoform X1, with amino-acid sequence MDEQALLGLNPNADSDFRQRALAYFEQLKISPDAWQVCAEALAQRTYSDDHIKFFCFQVLEHQVKYKYSELTTVQQQLIRETLISWLQAQMLNPQPEKTFIRNKAAQVFALLFVTEYLTKWPKFFFDILSVVDLNPRGVDLYLRILMAIDSELVDRDVVHTSEEARRNTLIKDTMREQCIPSLVESWYQILQNYQYTNSEVTCQCLEVVGAYVSWIDLSLIANDRFINMLLGHMSIEVLREEACDCLFEIVNKGMDPVDKMKLVESLCQVLQTAGFFSIDQEEDVDFLARFSKLVNGMGQSLIVSWSKLIKNGDIKNAQEALQAIETKVALMLQLLIHEDDDISSNIIGFCYDYLHILKQLTVLSDQQKANVEAIMLAVMKKLTYDEEYNFENEGEDEAMFVEYRKQLKLLLDRLAQVSPELLLASVRRVFSSTLQNWQTTRFMEVEVAIRLLYMLAEALPVSHGAHFSGDISKATALQDMMRTLVTSGVSSYQHTSVTLEFFETVVRYEKFFTVEPQHIPCVLMAFLDHRGLRHSSAKVRSRTAYLFSRFVKSLNKQMNPFIEDILNRIQDLLALSPPENGYQSLLSSDDQLFIYETAGVLIVNSEYPAERKQALMRNLLTPLMEKFKILLEKLMLAQDEERQASLADCLNHAVGFASRTSKAFSNKQTVKQCGCSEVYLDCLQTFLPALSCPLQKDILRSGVRTFLHRMIICLEEEVLPFIPSASEHMLKDCEAKDLQEFIPLINQITAKFKIQVSPFLQQMFMPLLHAIFEVLLRPAEENDQSAALEKQMLRRSYFAFLQTVTGSGMSEVIANQGAENVERVLITIIQGAVEYPDPIAQKTCFIILSKLVELWGGKDGPVGFADFVYKHIVPACFLAPLKQTFDLADAQTVLALSECAVTLKTIHLKRGPECVQYLQQEYLPSLQVAPEIIQEFCQALQQPDAKVFKNYLKVFFQRAKP; translated from the exons ATATTCAGAACTAACCACTGTTCAACAACAACTAATTAGGGAGACGCTCATATCTTGGCTTCAAGCTCAG ATGCTGAATCCCCAACCGGAGAAGACCTTTATACGAAATAAAGCAGCCCAAGTCTTCGCCTTGCTTTTTGTTACAGAATATCTCACTAAATGGCCCAAGTTTTTTTTTGACATTCTCTCAGTAGTGGACCTAAATCCAAGGGGAGTAGATCTGTACCTCCGAATCCTCATGGCTATTGATTCAGAGTTGGTAGATCGTGATGTGGTTCATACATCAGAG GAGGCTCGTAGGAATACTCTAATAAAAGAtaccatgagggagcagtgcattCCAAGTCTGGTGGAATCATGGTACCAAATCTTACAAAATTATCAGTATACTAATTCAGAAGTGACATGTCAGTGCCTTGAAGTAGTTGGGGCTTATGTCTCTTGGATAGACTTATCCCTTATAGCCAATGATAG GTTTATAAATATGCTGCTAGGTCATATGTCAATAGAAGTTCTACGGGAAGAAGCATGTGACTGTTTATTTGAAATTGTAAATAAAGGAATGGACCCTGTTGATAAAATGAAGCTAGTAGAATCCTTGTGTCAAGTATTACAGACTGCTGGGTTTTTTAGCATTGACCAG GAAGAAGATGTGGACTTCCTGGCCAGATTTTCTAAGCTGGTAAATGGAATGGGACAGTCATTGATAGTTAGCTGGAGTAAGTTAATTAAGAATGGAGATATCAAGAATGCACAAGAGGCACTACAAGCTATCGAAACAAAAGTGGCACTTATGTTGCAGCTACTAATTCATGAGGATGATGACATCTCCTCTAACATTATTGGGTTTTGTTATGATTATCTTCATATTTTAAAACAG CTTACAGTGCTCTCAGATCAGCAAAAAGCTAATGTAGAG gCAATCATGTTGGCCGTTATGAAAAAATTGACTTATGATGAAGAATATAACTTTGAAAATGAA GGTGAAGATGAAGCCATGTTTGTAGAGTATAGAAAACAACTGAAGTTATTATTGGACAGACTTGCTCAAGTTTCACCAGAGTTACTGCTGGCTTCTGTTCGCAGAGTTTTTAGTTCTACCCTGCA GAACTGGCAGACCACACGATTTATGGAAGTTGAAGTAGCAATAAGATTGCTGTATATGTTGGCAGAAGCTCTTCCAGTATCTCATGGTGCTCACTTCTCAGGTGATATTTCAAAAGCTACTGCTTTACAGGATATGATGCGAACT TTGGTGACATCAGGAGTCAGTTCCTATCAGCATACATCTGTGACGTTGGAGTTCTTTGAAACTGTTGTTAGATATGAAAAGTTTTTCACAGTTGAACCTCAACACATTCCATGTGTATTA ATGGCTTTCTTAGATCACAGGGGTCTGCGGCATTCCAGTGCTAAAGTACGGAGCAGAACTGCTTACCTGTTTTCTAGATTTGTCAAATCTCTCAA TAAACAAATGAATCCTTTCATTGAAGATATTTTGAATAGAATACAAGATTTATTAGCCCTTTCTCCACCT GAAAATGGTTACCAGTCCTTGTTAAGCAGTGATGATCAACTCTTTATTTATGAGACAGCTGGAGTACTGATTGTTAATAGTGAATACCCAGCAGAAAGGAAGCAAGCCTTAATGAGGAATCTATTGACTCCTCTAATGGAGAAGTTTAAAATTCTGTTAGAAAAATTGATGTTGGCACAAGATGAAGAAAGGCAGGCATCTCTAGCTGACTGTCTCAACCATGCTGTTGGATTTGCCAG TCGAACCAGCAAAGCTTTCAGCAACAAGCAGACAGTGAAACAGTGTGGCTGCTCCGAAGTTTATCTGGACTGCTTACAGACTTTCTTGCCAGCCCTCAGTTGCCCCTTACAAAAAGATATTCTCAGAAGTGGAGTTCGCACTTTCCTTCACCGAATGATTATTTGCCTAGAGGAAGAAGTTCTTCCATTTATCCCATCTGCCTCGGAACACATGCTTAAAGACTGTGAAGCAAAAGACCTCCAGGAGTTCATTCCTCTTATCAACCAGATAACGGCCAAATTTAAG ATACAGGTATCCCCATTTTTACAACAGATGTTTATGCCCTTGCTCCATGCAATTTTTGAAGTGCTGCTGCGACCTGCTGAAGAGAATGACCAGTCTGCTGCTTTAGAGAAGCAAATGTTGCGGAGAAGTTACTTTGCCTTCCTACAAACAGTCACAGGCAGCGGAATGAGCGAAGTTATAGCAAATCAAG GTGCAGAGAATGTAGAACGAGTGCTTATTACCATTATCCAAGGAGCAGTTGAATATCCAGATCCAATcgctcagaaaacatgttttatcATCCTCTCTAAGTTGGTAGAACTCTGGG GAGGTAAAGATGGACCAGTGGGATTTGCTGATTTTGTTTATAAGCACATTGTCCCTGCATGTTTCCTAGCACCTTTAAAACAAACCTTTGACCTGGCTGATGCACAGACAGTATTG GCTCTCTCTGAGTGTGCTGTAACACTGAAAACCATTCATCTCAAACGG GGCCCAGAATGTGTTCAGTATCTTCAACAAGAATATCTGCCCTCCTTGCAGGTAGCTCCAGAAATAATTCAG GAATTTTGTCAAGCACTTCAGCAGCCTGAtgctaaagtttttaaaaattacttaaag GTGTTCTTCCAGAGAGCAAAGCCCTAA
- the Xpot gene encoding exportin-T isoform X2: MQALAYFEQLKISPDAWQVCAEALAQRTYSDDHIKFFCFQVLEHQVKYKYSELTTVQQQLIRETLISWLQAQMLNPQPEKTFIRNKAAQVFALLFVTEYLTKWPKFFFDILSVVDLNPRGVDLYLRILMAIDSELVDRDVVHTSEEARRNTLIKDTMREQCIPSLVESWYQILQNYQYTNSEVTCQCLEVVGAYVSWIDLSLIANDRFINMLLGHMSIEVLREEACDCLFEIVNKGMDPVDKMKLVESLCQVLQTAGFFSIDQEEDVDFLARFSKLVNGMGQSLIVSWSKLIKNGDIKNAQEALQAIETKVALMLQLLIHEDDDISSNIIGFCYDYLHILKQLTVLSDQQKANVEAIMLAVMKKLTYDEEYNFENEGEDEAMFVEYRKQLKLLLDRLAQVSPELLLASVRRVFSSTLQNWQTTRFMEVEVAIRLLYMLAEALPVSHGAHFSGDISKATALQDMMRTLVTSGVSSYQHTSVTLEFFETVVRYEKFFTVEPQHIPCVLMAFLDHRGLRHSSAKVRSRTAYLFSRFVKSLNKQMNPFIEDILNRIQDLLALSPPENGYQSLLSSDDQLFIYETAGVLIVNSEYPAERKQALMRNLLTPLMEKFKILLEKLMLAQDEERQASLADCLNHAVGFASRTSKAFSNKQTVKQCGCSEVYLDCLQTFLPALSCPLQKDILRSGVRTFLHRMIICLEEEVLPFIPSASEHMLKDCEAKDLQEFIPLINQITAKFKIQVSPFLQQMFMPLLHAIFEVLLRPAEENDQSAALEKQMLRRSYFAFLQTVTGSGMSEVIANQGAENVERVLITIIQGAVEYPDPIAQKTCFIILSKLVELWGGKDGPVGFADFVYKHIVPACFLAPLKQTFDLADAQTVLALSECAVTLKTIHLKRGPECVQYLQQEYLPSLQVAPEIIQEFCQALQQPDAKVFKNYLKVFFQRAKP; encoded by the exons ATATTCAGAACTAACCACTGTTCAACAACAACTAATTAGGGAGACGCTCATATCTTGGCTTCAAGCTCAG ATGCTGAATCCCCAACCGGAGAAGACCTTTATACGAAATAAAGCAGCCCAAGTCTTCGCCTTGCTTTTTGTTACAGAATATCTCACTAAATGGCCCAAGTTTTTTTTTGACATTCTCTCAGTAGTGGACCTAAATCCAAGGGGAGTAGATCTGTACCTCCGAATCCTCATGGCTATTGATTCAGAGTTGGTAGATCGTGATGTGGTTCATACATCAGAG GAGGCTCGTAGGAATACTCTAATAAAAGAtaccatgagggagcagtgcattCCAAGTCTGGTGGAATCATGGTACCAAATCTTACAAAATTATCAGTATACTAATTCAGAAGTGACATGTCAGTGCCTTGAAGTAGTTGGGGCTTATGTCTCTTGGATAGACTTATCCCTTATAGCCAATGATAG GTTTATAAATATGCTGCTAGGTCATATGTCAATAGAAGTTCTACGGGAAGAAGCATGTGACTGTTTATTTGAAATTGTAAATAAAGGAATGGACCCTGTTGATAAAATGAAGCTAGTAGAATCCTTGTGTCAAGTATTACAGACTGCTGGGTTTTTTAGCATTGACCAG GAAGAAGATGTGGACTTCCTGGCCAGATTTTCTAAGCTGGTAAATGGAATGGGACAGTCATTGATAGTTAGCTGGAGTAAGTTAATTAAGAATGGAGATATCAAGAATGCACAAGAGGCACTACAAGCTATCGAAACAAAAGTGGCACTTATGTTGCAGCTACTAATTCATGAGGATGATGACATCTCCTCTAACATTATTGGGTTTTGTTATGATTATCTTCATATTTTAAAACAG CTTACAGTGCTCTCAGATCAGCAAAAAGCTAATGTAGAG gCAATCATGTTGGCCGTTATGAAAAAATTGACTTATGATGAAGAATATAACTTTGAAAATGAA GGTGAAGATGAAGCCATGTTTGTAGAGTATAGAAAACAACTGAAGTTATTATTGGACAGACTTGCTCAAGTTTCACCAGAGTTACTGCTGGCTTCTGTTCGCAGAGTTTTTAGTTCTACCCTGCA GAACTGGCAGACCACACGATTTATGGAAGTTGAAGTAGCAATAAGATTGCTGTATATGTTGGCAGAAGCTCTTCCAGTATCTCATGGTGCTCACTTCTCAGGTGATATTTCAAAAGCTACTGCTTTACAGGATATGATGCGAACT TTGGTGACATCAGGAGTCAGTTCCTATCAGCATACATCTGTGACGTTGGAGTTCTTTGAAACTGTTGTTAGATATGAAAAGTTTTTCACAGTTGAACCTCAACACATTCCATGTGTATTA ATGGCTTTCTTAGATCACAGGGGTCTGCGGCATTCCAGTGCTAAAGTACGGAGCAGAACTGCTTACCTGTTTTCTAGATTTGTCAAATCTCTCAA TAAACAAATGAATCCTTTCATTGAAGATATTTTGAATAGAATACAAGATTTATTAGCCCTTTCTCCACCT GAAAATGGTTACCAGTCCTTGTTAAGCAGTGATGATCAACTCTTTATTTATGAGACAGCTGGAGTACTGATTGTTAATAGTGAATACCCAGCAGAAAGGAAGCAAGCCTTAATGAGGAATCTATTGACTCCTCTAATGGAGAAGTTTAAAATTCTGTTAGAAAAATTGATGTTGGCACAAGATGAAGAAAGGCAGGCATCTCTAGCTGACTGTCTCAACCATGCTGTTGGATTTGCCAG TCGAACCAGCAAAGCTTTCAGCAACAAGCAGACAGTGAAACAGTGTGGCTGCTCCGAAGTTTATCTGGACTGCTTACAGACTTTCTTGCCAGCCCTCAGTTGCCCCTTACAAAAAGATATTCTCAGAAGTGGAGTTCGCACTTTCCTTCACCGAATGATTATTTGCCTAGAGGAAGAAGTTCTTCCATTTATCCCATCTGCCTCGGAACACATGCTTAAAGACTGTGAAGCAAAAGACCTCCAGGAGTTCATTCCTCTTATCAACCAGATAACGGCCAAATTTAAG ATACAGGTATCCCCATTTTTACAACAGATGTTTATGCCCTTGCTCCATGCAATTTTTGAAGTGCTGCTGCGACCTGCTGAAGAGAATGACCAGTCTGCTGCTTTAGAGAAGCAAATGTTGCGGAGAAGTTACTTTGCCTTCCTACAAACAGTCACAGGCAGCGGAATGAGCGAAGTTATAGCAAATCAAG GTGCAGAGAATGTAGAACGAGTGCTTATTACCATTATCCAAGGAGCAGTTGAATATCCAGATCCAATcgctcagaaaacatgttttatcATCCTCTCTAAGTTGGTAGAACTCTGGG GAGGTAAAGATGGACCAGTGGGATTTGCTGATTTTGTTTATAAGCACATTGTCCCTGCATGTTTCCTAGCACCTTTAAAACAAACCTTTGACCTGGCTGATGCACAGACAGTATTG GCTCTCTCTGAGTGTGCTGTAACACTGAAAACCATTCATCTCAAACGG GGCCCAGAATGTGTTCAGTATCTTCAACAAGAATATCTGCCCTCCTTGCAGGTAGCTCCAGAAATAATTCAG GAATTTTGTCAAGCACTTCAGCAGCCTGAtgctaaagtttttaaaaattacttaaag GTGTTCTTCCAGAGAGCAAAGCCCTAA